One region of Sus scrofa isolate TJ Tabasco breed Duroc chromosome 3, Sscrofa11.1, whole genome shotgun sequence genomic DNA includes:
- the MITD1 gene encoding MIT domain-containing protein 1 isoform X2, with protein MAKSGLGPEAGSAAAVTVIKRALELESESRYPQALVCYQEGIDLLLQVLKGTKDETKRCTLRKRISEYMDRAENIKKYLDQEKEAGKYHKQIKIEENATGFSYESLFQEYLSETVTEVWIEDPYIRHTHQGIGKEQQSSGLQEIKESLRNHGVLLDLEYSSSIHDREIRFNNGWMIKIGRGLDYFKKPQGRFSLGYCDFDLRPCHETTVDIFHNKHTKKI; from the exons ATGGCGAAGTCGGGGCTGGGACCGGAGGCTGGGAGTGCAGCTGCAGTCACTGTGATAAAGCGGGCGTTGGAACTAGAGTCCGAGTCACGGTATCCACAAGCTCTGGTGTGTTACCAGGAGGGGATTGACCTGCTCCTGCAGGTTCTGAAAG gcaccaaagatgaaacaaagagatgtactctcagaaaaagaatttctgaGTATATGGATAGagcagaaaacataaagaaatacttggatcaagaaaaagaag CTGGAAAGTATCACAAGCAAATTAAAATAGAAGAGAATGCCACAGGTTTCAGTTACGAGTCACTTTTTCAAGAATACCTGAGTGAAACAGTTACAGAAGTTTGGATAGAAGACCCTTATATTAGACATACTCATCAG GGCATTGGGAAAGAGCAGCAAAGTAGTGGCCTGCAAGAAATAAAAGAGTCACTCAGGAATCATGGAGTGCTGTTGGATTTAGAATATTCTTCTTCAATACATGACCGAGAAATTag ATTCAACAATGGATGGATGATTAAAATCGGAAGGGGACTTGATTATTTTAAGAAACCGCAG gGTCGTTTTTCCCTTGgatattgtgattttgatttaagACCATGTCATGAAACAACTGTGGACATATTTCATaacaagcacacaaaaaaaatatga
- the MITD1 gene encoding MIT domain-containing protein 1 isoform X1, with translation MAKSGLGPEAGSAAAVTVIKRALELESESRYPQALVCYQEGIDLLLQVLKGTKDETKRCTLRKRISEYMDRAENIKKYLDQEKEAGKYHKQIKIEENATGFSYESLFQEYLSETVTEVWIEDPYIRHTHQLYNFLRFCEMLVKRPCKVKTIHLLTSSEEGIGKEQQSSGLQEIKESLRNHGVLLDLEYSSSIHDREIRFNNGWMIKIGRGLDYFKKPQGRFSLGYCDFDLRPCHETTVDIFHNKHTKKI, from the exons ATGGCGAAGTCGGGGCTGGGACCGGAGGCTGGGAGTGCAGCTGCAGTCACTGTGATAAAGCGGGCGTTGGAACTAGAGTCCGAGTCACGGTATCCACAAGCTCTGGTGTGTTACCAGGAGGGGATTGACCTGCTCCTGCAGGTTCTGAAAG gcaccaaagatgaaacaaagagatgtactctcagaaaaagaatttctgaGTATATGGATAGagcagaaaacataaagaaatacttggatcaagaaaaagaag CTGGAAAGTATCACAAGCAAATTAAAATAGAAGAGAATGCCACAGGTTTCAGTTACGAGTCACTTTTTCAAGAATACCTGAGTGAAACAGTTACAGAAGTTTGGATAGAAGACCCTTATATTAGACATACTCATCAG CTGTATAACTTTCTTCGCTTTTGTGAGATGCTTGTTAAGAGACCATGTAAAGTAAAAACGATTCATCTTCTCACCTCTTCTGAGGAA GGCATTGGGAAAGAGCAGCAAAGTAGTGGCCTGCAAGAAATAAAAGAGTCACTCAGGAATCATGGAGTGCTGTTGGATTTAGAATATTCTTCTTCAATACATGACCGAGAAATTag ATTCAACAATGGATGGATGATTAAAATCGGAAGGGGACTTGATTATTTTAAGAAACCGCAG gGTCGTTTTTCCCTTGgatattgtgattttgatttaagACCATGTCATGAAACAACTGTGGACATATTTCATaacaagcacacaaaaaaaatatga